From Rhododendron vialii isolate Sample 1 chromosome 7a, ASM3025357v1:
gttcatatgcaaatcaaatacGAGTGCAAGAAATGGAAAAGCGGGAAGTAAATGACAGGCTttatttcttacctcccacactctccagtagccggcaGTCGCTTTCTTCCCGCGCGAGAACTCTCCCATGAAACCATAGCAGGcacccagagctgctcctccccagtcaaacctcgaagctgCGCCTAAGTCACGGAGGGCCGGCAAGTAGGataggtgcaccgtggatcgcttgttcgggtacaaggtagccccgaacaagtatagCAAGTAGGCTCTCGCCATCTGTTCCGCCTCCAAGTCtgactccggctccctcccaTGCAAATACCGCTcgaactggtcataatggatggtctccgcctcacccgctggcgcctgccctaagaaccactccagagcctcgggatccctgtaaatctctgagtcaaacgggatgggctctcctcctaccctcaggCCAGTGAGCGCTGCGAAGTCcgacggagtcaccgtcatctccccaatcggcaGGTGAAAGGtgttcgaggaatcccaccacctttcAGCCAGCGCGGTCAGCAGAGCGTggtcgctcttcacggccgtcagcGTGAGGATAAATGGCCGAAACCCTGCCTCGTCAACCAaggccctgactcgctcgggcaagctcctacacaactcaagcgagctcgctggacctccatggccccgagtgctggccgcCCCTCTCTGCACAACAAAGACAGACAGCAGAAAGAGTTTCATCAGTAATTGCAATCCAAACagttagtcgaattcagaatatcAAAGAGTAACTCTACAGTTGAAACAGGCGTCATAAGGGTCGAACAAAGCTACCAGGCACTTGTATTATTCTATCAAgttctgctatcagtcgaatcaattcGAAGGTATTTCTTAGTCAGGTTCCGAGCTACGGGGCCTCTTTTCTCTCAGGGTACATCTCTCAGTCGATTGCACGAGTTTTCAGTTTATCAATATGGTCGATACAAATTACGAGGCACGCCGTCCGGGCGTTCAACGTGTCATGGGAATTTATCTAGTCAAATTCAAGTTCGAAGGACAACCCTATCAAGTCAAAGCCGCTTAGGGTCGATTCGAGTTTGGCACTAACCGTTTTGTCGAAGTCATGGGCATCCTGCAAGTCGATTCAACTACTTCgagtgttctatcattcaagttaaGTTTCAAAAGTCGAGGCACGCTATTCGAAATTCTACTTTCTCGATCAAGTTACAGTTCAAGGTTCTGGCCTACATGCATTACAGTTCAGGCTACAACAGTTCCAAAGCTACGTATTGCTACAAATGACAAAACATGAAGTACTAAGGCAAGTTCAAAAGAATACCTGTGCCCAGTCCACGGATAAGTGCCTCTgtgggtctctcagaacaagctctaCGTCGTAACTCTCCCTCAAAGGTGCAAGGCTCTCGACCCCGGACTGGATAAACACGTGTGGCTCGGGCGGAACATACGTAGCCGCGTCGAACTTAGCACGGGGGGCCAACCGTATGGACTCTACAAGCGTCACCGcccgctcaaaggaccacacctccccctgagcctcctcggccGCCTCGGTCTCACTCGCAAgagcctcctcctcggccctggccctctcggcctcctccctcaggcgctcctcctcctgcgctCTCTCCACTTGCCGGGCCCTATCCTCCCTTGCTGccagcactgcagccaccacccccgggttctcccGGAGCAAACGGCTGAGTTCCTCCTCCGATACGAACTCTGCAAAGTCCCCCCGAGTAATGGGTACGTGCACCGAGGACCCCACGTCTGGCCGAAACTCAACCCCTTCCACGGGTGCCTCTCCGGATACAccctcctcaaccacgggaCCTTTGCCCCTCGCCAGATCCCTAGGTGGCGTCCCCGGTCggccaccatcatcaccactgcCCCTACCGATGCCGCCGGCTCCAGCCGAGCCCAAACCGGTAATCACCACACCTTCTACCCCACTGCTTGGATCCAATCGACGAACCTGTGGACCCACTATCACAACAGAGCCTGGCGTACGCCATAtccctcctggcgtacgcccctcatCGCCACCAGCCACCGCCGCTGCATGGCCACCACTATCGCCGCCGCTGCCTGCAACCGCTACACTGACACTCGATGAAGGTTCGGCAGTTGCTTGATCGTCGATTCGAGACTCCGGAGTCTCGACACTACCCCGTGGCCGATTTCCCTCCTCGCCGGCATtgccattgccgccaccaccactgggTTCCGCCATAGATGGGTGAAGAGGTGTGGATTTTTGGGAAAAATGGGAGAGTGAGGAAGAGGTTGAAGGATTTTGAGAGGGTTTGACAGTTTCCAGAGTTCAAAACTAGAGAAGAGCGGTTTCTGCACCGTCTCAGAAGTTTATACGACGTGGGAGCAGCTTTGGGCCGGatctgggccgggtctgggctcgggTTTTGTTGAAacgtggcgcacgccagtgcTATGCTCCCGTACGCCAGTACatgttgggcctgaggcccaaaaCACCCCATACAATGGAGTCCGTTCGCAATTGGTGTTCTAAAATGCCATGAGTCCCATTGGTACCCGAGTGGAAGTTatccccaagcagaggcccatcaaatcaacgacggtctgtccgtccaatttcaaatcaacgacgatctatccgtccaaattcaagtcaacgacggtccacccatCCACATTcaagtcaacgacgatctatccgtccaaattcaaatcaacgacggtctatcCGTCCACATTcaagtcaacgacgatctatccgtccacattcaagtcaacgacgatctatccgtccaaattcaaatcaacgacgatctatccgtccaaattcaaatcaacgacgacgatctatccgtccaatttcaaatcaacaacgatctatccgtccaaattcaaatcaacgacggtccacccgtccaaattcaaatcaacgacggtccacccgtccaatctcaaatcaacgacgatctatccgtccaaattcaaatcaacgacgatccatccgtccaatttcaaatcaaagacgatctatccgtcccacaaTCTGCTTTCCCAAACAGAGTCGATGCTTTTGCAAAAGGATCGTTCCCCAGGAGAGCCCACATTCTGTGATCTGCCTATCAAAGACAGCGAAGCAGCGGTCTATCCGCCCCAACGTCGAATCAAACAGGTCTTTTAAAATTCACGTATTCTgaatagcctcgaagagggtgtctagaaaacctttgacgttacttgtctccagacAAGgatgcttcaagtgccgtcaaaggggggcttctgtagacaccccattctggactgtccagataacgttatttgtcaatcttttatttccccaatgatgattttagtcgaaaatagtttaaggacaaaggtgtggttgagctttgggCGACcctaacctctctcaaacccctttcaaacccttcaaactagagccaaacagccccagcaaaacccaactggcatacgccagtgtattggacgcgtacgccagttagctgccacgtgtcagtcatcgaccattgACTCAGctattactggcgcacgccggtccgagtatggcgcacgccagtcaaacccagtcaaatcaactttattcagccacatgggcgagacttttgtgccaccctgacgtcggccacagtagcccctgatgattatatcggccaggcccgctccccctctctcctacaccccccatcaactagtcccatgcatttaatgcatgggaaggctctctCCTTGCCCTAACCAGCCAAACAAAGCCTTGgtcccagactgatctcagtctctctcccctataaataccccccttgcattcatttgcaaggggttagcctcattaagaagaaaagctCTTCATCCCCTCTCtccttgctctctatctctcttcttccattgaaagagaaaggaaagcaacccacttcCATATACCCCCACTGAtgtccagtcaccatacaacatccatcttcaacctttaggctctaaaccaccttcaaacttcaacacccaaaaggtatatcacctttgtattcctttctattttcggcccctgaggggaaccagcaaggcccaggctggtaaacaatactagtcctggccttgaactggtaaaatacaacaatcgtatgcgatgatacttggcgcacgccaggTTTTAcatgtcgtacgccagtcatggcagtacgagcacaactggcgtggggatcatggatcgtcatttctGCTGtcttatctttctgtcaatcaccatTGAATGCTAATAATCAATTTACTGCTTTTTGCATTTAGAACTGTTAAGATGTAGTAGTTATTGCTTACTCTTTGCTtgtttaaaaggcctctgggatccttctggtcatgttccagagcccagacgatgcaaagccaagcactggatccaacgacaaactggcgtacggggccTAATTACTGTAGTACGACAGTGTTGTCCAGGACctagtggctggcccttgcatcttagcttagtcttggcctccttcctgtccccactctgtttagggggtttcctgtCTGTTTGtgtggcttcaagccatttcatctgtctgtaattatGTATATTCTGCTCTGATTAACTGTGGGGTATGTcatgggtgtgcgctggtccctttccagagcccagaggatcgAAAACAAAGACTGAGCAACTAAaagagtggagtacgccagttatgaggtggcgtgcgcatgtccaatcagcatgcagtggctcggccagtgcatgctgacagGGCCTGTTTACGTCCCTTCAGGACAGCGTACTCCAGTTTATTCAAGCTGCTCAAGCTGCTCAGTGcttgttttcaatctatacttatcattgcaagcaaaatcatccataaacattttgtcacatgagttgcaacttgttatagttttaaccccccattaactgttctcccgccctaactggctaaaaaatgatcaaatgagagaaaaatgcaaatgttttataaaatgcccgagtagagaccgatcttcggattgggcgagaggggtgccataaaaccattcccctctcgtaacatggctcccgaacctcagatatcgaaggtgacgacggaccggtctacgcctttttcaaaatcaaacaaacgtggcaaacgttttcgagttcggttccttgggtgttttcaccgctaaaacccgagtggcgactctgaatcgaggcgtttcgccgcgcttttccaaacacaaaaagggccgcacccaatttcgCCAAGCAAAACTTCcggggtggcgtgcccacagTATCGTTTCGTGAAAAATGATTAACTTAGGGTTACGGCTGTTTGTGTTATTACAGGGTGTGAATGGAAGGTGCATGCTATTTTAAATAGGACCAATGGTGTATTTCATATTAAAAAGTGTCATAATGAGCATAATTGTGGGTCAACATACTGAACCAATAAGCATAAGCGTGTGTCATCCCGTCTAGTTGCGAATGAGATAGCTGGGATTGTTGAGAAAAAACCCAAGATTTCTCCAATCGACATGCAGGATTGGTTTACGgacaagtatggtcttgatttGTGCTATCATAATGCTTGGTTAGGTGTTGAGAAGGCAAGAGGGGAATTGTATGGAGATTATGAAGGTTCATTCGATAGGCTTCGGTGGTACGTTGAAGCTGCAAGGGCTATGAATCCGGGGAGCGTATTGAGGCTAGAATCTGATCCTGTAACCAAAGAGTTTTCACGGCTATTTGTGTCGTTTGAGGCTTGTATCAAGGGTTTCAATTACTGCCGGCCTTTTCTGTGTCTTGATGCCACCCATTTGAAGGGTAGATTCAAAGGAACACTCCTTGCCGCAACAGGGAAAGATGCAAATCAATGTATGTTTGTGTTCGTTGTTTATGTTATATCCTTATATATTACATTTCATTTgtacattttttaatatataacattgtATGTTCTATTCTGTGAAGCTACACATGAAAGAAGTTCGCATATAACGTTATACGTTTATCATTCATGTGCAGGTTTATTCCCTATAGcttatgcaatttgtgacgctGAAAATGATGCTAATTGGACTTGGTTTCTTGGC
This genomic window contains:
- the LOC131332742 gene encoding uncharacterized protein LOC131332742; its protein translation is MAEPSGGGGNGNAGEEGNRPRGSVETPESRIDDQATAEPSSSVSVAVAGSGGDSGGHAAAVAGGDEGRTPGGIWRTPGSVVIVGPQVRRLDPSSGVEGVVITGLGSAGAGGIGRGSGDDGGRPGTPPRDLARGKGPVVEEGVSGEAPVEGVEFRPDVGVRIGGGTQPFAPGEPGGGGCSAGSKGG